A window from Purpureocillium takamizusanense chromosome 3, complete sequence encodes these proteins:
- a CDS encoding uncharacterized protein (antiSMASH:Cluster_3.1~COG:C~EggNog:ENOG503PC54~TransMembrane:1 (o213-232i)), with the protein MSHDAGAQVWQAAAAATLVTDLAVHPVETLITRIQSPAYATRYKTARGTLHRSFFAGLYQGFGPTVLAGVPASAAFFTVYEGLKAALVPREGEAKLVALPAPVAYAVSSAAGDVVACAIMNPAEVLKQNAQMSSSSSSPGGGQARQQRQRRRWGHTVGVAREFARHPGRLWAGYTALTASHLPGTCLTFCLYERLKEALVGGDDDGASITRRAWLSAVSAALAGGATAALFVPVDVVKTRMRLAAGTSVRERPQHLGAGVGTGPGPLAVARQVVRAEGTAGLFRGLGLTCIAAAAGSGLYLGCYEWWKMYFGEAGEASRRGETAL; encoded by the exons ATGTcccacgatgccggcgcgCAAGTCTGGCAG gctgccgctgcggcgacgcTTGTGACGGACCTCGCCGTGCACCCTGTCGAGACGCTCATCACGCGCATCCAGTCGCCCGCGTACGCGACGCGCTACAAGACGGCGCGTGGCACGCTCCATCGCAGCTTCTTCGCCGGCCTGTACCAGGGCTTCGGGCCGAcggtcctcgccggcgtgccggcgtcggcagccttCTTCACCGTCTACGAGGGGCtcaaggcggcgctggtgccgcgcgagggcgaggccaaactcgtggcgctgcccgcgccggtGGCGTACGCCGTGAGCAGCGCGGCTGGAGACGTCGTTGCCTGCGCCATCATGAACCCGGCCGAAGTGCTCAAGCAGAACGCGCaaatgtcgtcgtcgtcgtcgtcgccgggcggTGGCCAGGcacgacagcagcggcagcggcggcgttggggccACACCGTCGGCGTGGCGAGGGAGTTCGCGCGGCACCCGGGCCGGCTGTGGGCCGGGTAcacggcgctgacggcgagCCACCTGCCGGGGACGTGCCTGACGTTTTGCCTATACGAGCGGCTGAAGGAGGcgctcgtgggcggcgacgatgacggggccAGCAtcacgcggcgggcgtggctgAGCGCGGTGAGCGCGGccctggcgggcggcgcgacggcggcgctcttCGTCccggtcgacgtcgtcaagACGCGCATGAGACTCGCGGCGGGGACCTCGGTGCGCGAGAGGCCGCAGCACCTGGGTGCCGGTGTCGGAACCGGACCGGGACCGCTCGCCGTGGCGAGGCAGGTGGTGAGAGCCGAGGGCACCGCGGGCCTCTTCCGAGGTCTCGGGCTGACGtgcatcgcggcggccgcggggaGCGGGCTGTACCTTGGATGCTACGAGTGGTGGAAGATGTACTttggggaggcgggcgaggcctCGCGGCGAGGGGAAACAGCACTCTAG
- a CDS encoding uncharacterized protein (antiSMASH:Cluster_3.1~EggNog:ENOG503PX6T) yields the protein MLEDQLSEVQPPLKRQTASGLRRLPIDSFATAVVDAKTDRAVCEARFYAAGTGAYVGAARVESRMYYYDETEKKMLRFATLGRLARRNPIDQVERREVRELVLEPLWQLEREIWAERARVLAPESSEAKDGTA from the exons ATGCTCGAGGATCAGCTCTCCGAggtgcagccgccgctgaaGCGA CAAACCGCCTCGGGGCTCCGGCGGCTACCCATTGACTCCTTTGCCAcggcggtcgtcgacgcgAAGACGGACCGCGCAGTGTGCGAGGCGCGCTTCTACGCAGCGGGCACGGGAGCGTAcgtgggcgccgcgcgggtCGAATCCAGGATGTATTACTACGAcgagacggagaagaagatgctGCGGTTTGCTACGTTGGGCAGGCTGGCCCGCCGCAATCCCATTGACCAAGTCGAACGCCGTGAGGTCAGGGAGCTGGTGCTAGAGCCACTGTGGCAGCTGGAGCGCGAGATTTGGgcggagcgagcgagggTGTTGGCCCCGGAGAGCAGTGAAGCCAAGGATGGTACCgcgtag